The Aequorivita sublithincola DSM 14238 genome window below encodes:
- a CDS encoding TrmH family RNA methyltransferase yields MKNRKLKNSELDRINPKEYKASEKTPLIIILDNIRSLNNIGSVFRTADAFLIKKIYLCGITAQPPHKDIQKTALGATDSVDWEYAENIMEVVSKLQNEGVFIASIEQAELAVNLNDFSVQKELTYAIIFGNEVKGVQQKVVTESDAVIEIPQFGTKHSLNISVSVGVVVWDLFVKLSKIDRL; encoded by the coding sequence ATGAAAAACCGAAAGTTAAAAAACAGCGAACTAGACCGCATTAATCCTAAAGAATATAAGGCTTCGGAGAAAACGCCACTAATAATTATTCTTGACAACATTAGAAGTTTAAATAATATAGGCTCTGTTTTCAGAACGGCGGATGCTTTTTTAATTAAAAAAATCTACCTCTGCGGTATTACGGCGCAGCCTCCGCACAAAGACATCCAAAAAACCGCATTAGGCGCAACGGATAGTGTGGATTGGGAATATGCCGAAAATATTATGGAAGTGGTTTCAAAACTGCAAAATGAAGGTGTATTTATAGCTTCAATAGAACAAGCTGAACTCGCCGTAAACCTCAACGATTTTTCCGTGCAAAAGGAATTGACTTACGCAATAATTTTTGGAAATGAAGTGAAAGGTGTTCAACAAAAAGTGGTTACTGAGAGTGATGCGGTGATAGAAATTCCGCAGTTTGGAACAAAGCATTCGCTTAATATTTCAGTAAGTGTTGGGGTCGTTGTCTGGGATCTGTTTGTGAAACTGAGTAAAATTGATAGACT